The DNA window GGCAGGTGGTCTCGCAAAGCACGGCGTTCGCGGCATGGGCGCAGGGAATGTCGTTCCAGGTGCCGGTCGCCTTCATCATCTCCACGCAGTGCTCGCCGAAGCCGCTGTTGTTCGGCTCGCCAGGGGCCCAGCGGGTGAAGCTCGGGGCGGATCCGTCGACCCACACGAAGTCGTCGGTCTGGCGGGTCTCGAACTCGTCCCAGAGGCCCAGGAAGACGTTGGCGGGGATGATCCGACGGACGGCCATGTTCTCGTCGGGGGAAGAGATGATCGCCAGATCGGTGCCGATGCCCTGGCACAGCGCTCGCCCCACGTGGAAAGAGGCCTCGACAGCGCACGTGTAGTAAGCGTTGCCGACACCGGGCAAGCCTTCCCAGAGTTCGCAGCCCTCCGGGGGTTCCAGGATCCAGTTGGTTCCGCCAGTGCAGCCGCAGGTGTTGGGAGCGACGCCTCCGGCGTTGCAGGCAAACGGGGGTGTGCAGGTGCTGGGGCAGAGCACCGGCTCGCCGCAGTTGTTGACCACTTCGCCGCAAGCGACACCGGCGCACGTCGTGGATTCGGGCTCGGCGAAGCACGAGAACGTCAGCTCCGACAGGCCCGAGACCTGCTCGCACCCCGTGAGCAGGAGCGCGGTCGTCAGCACCAGGGCCGAGCGCACAGGACCTCGGAAGCGGAGCACGGGTCAGAATCTCCCGCCGACGCCGTGAGGGCCAACGACCAGCGACGAGGTAGGCGGGCTCCCGCCAGGACGAACGATGAGCAGCACGATCCCGGCCGCAAGGCCCACGCCACCGACGGCGAACCCCACGTTCGACGCGAAGGCCAGGGGTCTGATGGCGTCGGCGTCGCCGCGGATGGTGTCCGGGCAGCGGGCGCCGTTGCACTGCTCTCGGATCTCGCTCATCCGCGCCAGGGTGAGCCCACCCGTGATGGCTCCAACGGCGAGGCCTGCGAGGCCCACACCGAGGACCGTCGCTCCCGGCACGATGGATCCTGGTGTCGGTGGCGGTGGTGGGGGCGGTGGAGGTGGAATCGGCTTCAACTCCAGGCGGACACGCCGTCGCTCGCGCTCGACGACGTCGAGGGTCATGTCGAGCGGCTCGACGCCCCGTGCGGCCGCATGGATCCTGTGCCGCCCAGGATCCAGCTCGATGTCGGCCGGATGCAAGGCGACCACCGGGCCCCCATCGAGCAGCACCAGCAAGGCGTCAGAAGACTGGCCAGGGACGTCGATGGAGATCCGAGGGATGCGTTCGTCGAGCTCCTTCAGATGCTCGGTCGCGATCTCGTGCGCTCGGTGAAACGCATCGGGCGCCTCCTCGGGGGGCTTCTCCTCCGCAACCTTTCGGTAGAGAGCGCGCGCCGCGAGCAGGCGTCCCAGCTCTCGCTGGCAGTGG is part of the Chondromyces crocatus genome and encodes:
- a CDS encoding tetratricopeptide repeat protein, translated to MMVPRSLLFALSLAWLVSAPLSASAQVPFSEIQDVARAKAEEGLSLFAEGRWQEAYERFRIAEDLFHAPTLVLHMAHCQRELGRLLAARALYRKVAEEKPPEEAPDAFHRAHEIATEHLKELDERIPRISIDVPGQSSDALLVLLDGGPVVALHPADIELDPGRHRIHAAARGVEPLDMTLDVVERERRRVRLELKPIPPPPPPPPPPTPGSIVPGATVLGVGLAGLAVGAITGGLTLARMSEIREQCNGARCPDTIRGDADAIRPLAFASNVGFAVGGVGLAAGIVLLIVRPGGSPPTSSLVVGPHGVGGRF
- a CDS encoding lectin-like protein, whose protein sequence is MLRFRGPVRSALVLTTALLLTGCEQVSGLSELTFSCFAEPESTTCAGVACGEVVNNCGEPVLCPSTCTPPFACNAGGVAPNTCGCTGGTNWILEPPEGCELWEGLPGVGNAYYTCAVEASFHVGRALCQGIGTDLAIISSPDENMAVRRIIPANVFLGLWDEFETRQTDDFVWVDGSAPSFTRWAPGEPNNSGFGEHCVEMMKATGTWNDIPCAHAANAVLCETTCPALPAPETP